The nucleotide sequence CCGCACATCCATTTCAATACGCTCACCGGTCAAGACGCCCGCCAAACGTTTCATGCGTTCTTCCAGCGACAGGTCGCTAAGGACCGGGTCATCGTCGTCTGCGATTGCCCGAATCTTGGCCAAGTATTGGCGTCCCAGTCGTGAAGCCACTCCGGCGACCACGGCGTCTCGGACCTCGGCGTCTTCGATGGCCATGATTTCACGCCACATCGCATCCGCCAATTCGGCCGGGTTGGCGCCGGCACGTTGATGGCCCAAAACCGTCAAACCGTACCGGTAAGTCGGTCGGCCGCGTCCGGCGACTTCCTTTTGGCGTTCGATCAGACCGGCCGACAGCAAGCGATCGATCCGCTGGCGGACCGCCGTCGCGGTCACCCCCAAGGCGTCGGTCAGATCGCCGATGGTCATCGATTGCCCACCCCGCAAAGCAGACAGCAATTCACGATCGACCGAGCGCAAGTCTTCGCTAGCCGTGGCGGGCTGTCGTTGCGTTGGTTGTTGCTGGGTCATCGAACGTTTCAATCACGGGTTCCGATGGAAATGCCGCGGTTGCGATCCTTCGACACCACACATTGCGGTGATTCAAAGAACGGCCAAACCGCGGGGGTGCTGACGCCCACGCCCAGAAAGTTCCGCGTGACGTCGCAGTGCCCTTGCCCTTCACTATTCCAGATTTCACAATTTTGACAATCCTTGCTGTGAAAAACCGCTGGGATTTTGCCGTGCGGTGCGACCCATCGCCGCAGGGGCCGGTTGTCGGAAGCGTCCGGCCATCTAATAGTGTGGACGCACCGAGCTAAAACATCGTTTTTCAACTTTCACCCACCGAAACATTTCAAAAGACACCATGGCAGTTCTCGTCACCCAGGAAGCTCCCGATTTCAAAGCCCAGGCCGTCATGCCCGATGGTCAATTCAAAGAGATCTCGCTCAGCGATTACCGCGGCAAATACGTCTTGCTGTTCTTTTGGCCACTAGATTTCACTTTCGTCTGCCCGACCGAAATCATCGCGTTCAGCGACGCCGAAAAGAGCTTCAGCGACTTGGACGTTCAGATCTTGGGCGTCTCGACCGACAGCCATTTCACGCACTTGGCTTGGACGAACACCCCACGAAACGAGGGTGGCATTGGCAAGACGGCTTACCCGCTGGTCGCCGACATGAACAAGCAGATCTCACGCGACTACGACGTGTTGCTTGACGGCGGAATGGCGTTGCGTGGGCTGTTTTTGATCGACAAAGACGGCGTGGTTCGCCACCAAGTCGTTAACGATTTGCCGCTGGGCCGCAGCGTCGATGAAGCCCTGCGGATGGTCCAAGCCCTGCAATACTTCGAAAAGAACGGCGAAGTTTGCCCGGCCAACTGGAAGGAAGGCAGTCGCACGATCAAGCCGTCGGTCGACGACAGCAAGGAATTTTTTGGCGCCGAATACGCCGGCTGATCGGACCTTTACCTTCGTCCGATTTTTATTTTTCAAGCGTCGGTCAATCGTTACGGAGCACCGTCCCCCATGTGGAATTTGATCGATCCGGGTGTCGGAATCTGGAACGCGACCGACGCAGAAATCCGTGTCCAAGCCGCCGGTGGCGGCCAGGCGGTCTCGGTTCATTGCGGCGGTCAGCAGGCCGTCCGTTTGCAAGCGGTCGGCGATGATCAGTTCCCTGAACTAGGCGAATCGTTCGTCCGCGGGGACCAGTGGCACCTGTGGTTTCCTCAGGGTCAGGGCAGCTATTCCCTGCGGCTGGTGTTGCATCCGTTCACCGACCGAGCCGGTGGTCTGGTCATCGACACGACGGTTTCGATCGAAACCACGCTGTTGGACAGCCATCCGACGATCGACCTTGTCGCAACCGGCGACGGTTTGTCGGCCGAAACATTTCCGGCCGAAGCGGAATGGTCACGGCAATCGGGACATTCCAGCGGCCCCGGTGCGGCATGCGTGACATCGGTCTTCGGTCCGTCGTTGGCCACATCGGTGCTGTTGGGGCGACGCGATTACCCCTTCACCATGGACCTGTCCGACGACGCGGAAATGCGTCTACGACTGTTCGGTGAATTTCTGGAAAAAGGCGTCATTCGACGCGCCCGGCCGTGGATTCGAATCGACCAGCAAACAGGACCGCTGGACGATGACCTGATCGCCCAGCTGTGGGACCAATTGCAAGGTTCACCGTTGCCGCTGGCCTCGTGAACCTTTGCCGCTGCGGAGTGGTCCGGAATCGCACCCGAACCAATTCGTGCCGATCTGTTGTCAAAATTACGTCGTAGGAACGTCGCCGCCGGCTGCGGGCGGGGTTGGGGATTTTCCGATTTTGACGGTTGTCACCTTCACGCCGACACTTGGTGACGAAGGGGTAGTTGGAAAGGGACAGTTTGCTACCCCGACGTTGATGTTTGCGTAGACTGGGGGCTCTGCAGGCGACTTTAACTGCGTTCGAAATCGGGACCGCCATCGCCCGACGCCGCAAAGAGTGCGACCGGACATCCCGGCGCCGCACGCCATCACCCTTGTCCCGTTTCATTCGTTGATGAATCCCACGCCGCGCCAACGCCCGGAATCCGGAATCGGCCGACCGCTGAACC is from Crateriforma conspicua and encodes:
- a CDS encoding helix-turn-helix transcriptional regulator, whose protein sequence is MTQQQPTQRQPATASEDLRSVDRELLSALRGGQSMTIGDLTDALGVTATAVRQRIDRLLSAGLIERQKEVAGRGRPTYRYGLTVLGHQRAGANPAELADAMWREIMAIEDAEVRDAVVAGVASRLGRQYLAKIRAIADDDDPVLSDLSLEERMKRLAGVLTGERIEMDVRTLASNDLPVLDITACPYPSLTEAASHDRAMCRLEEQMLSEALGKQVQLSSCRLDGDDRCQFSASPETSDSVDDAKPKQQER
- a CDS encoding peroxiredoxin, whose product is MAVLVTQEAPDFKAQAVMPDGQFKEISLSDYRGKYVLLFFWPLDFTFVCPTEIIAFSDAEKSFSDLDVQILGVSTDSHFTHLAWTNTPRNEGGIGKTAYPLVADMNKQISRDYDVLLDGGMALRGLFLIDKDGVVRHQVVNDLPLGRSVDEALRMVQALQYFEKNGEVCPANWKEGSRTIKPSVDDSKEFFGAEYAG